A portion of the Acidobacteriaceae bacterium genome contains these proteins:
- a CDS encoding HAD-IIIC family phosphatase, translated as MEMTWLPSVDGFDARLRALKTLDSSPEIVAELRSLAAVRLDFLQTTQLDRALLRAIKAHGTLPGLEPVRLAVLASSTTTHLLPGIRVAALRRGLLAEIFEAEYGQYQQELLAGERLAAFHPDAVLLAFDAHHVAALAVGDPAVALATMERCWQQVRERFGAQVIQQTVLPVLPKLLGNNESRLASSSAAVVARVNAELRSLASAAGVDLLAVDEFAAEEGLAAWHDRALWHKTKQEIHPTAAAMYGEQVVRVLAASRGRSAKCLVLDLDNTLWGGVIGDDGLEGIVLGQGSAAGEAFVAFQRYALALSERGVVLAVCSKNDEANALQPFAEHPEMVLKRQHIACFVANWTDKATNLRTIAKTLNLGLDALVFADDNPVERALVRRELPMVAVPEMPEDPAEYLHVLSGAGYFEATALSAEDAARTAQYQANAERAQMLEQSTDIESYLASLQMVLTAGPIDPMSLTRATQLVNKTNQFNLATERLTEEEVARRMNSPEWITLQLRLADRFGDNGLIGVLMAQVRGKDAVIASWLMSCRVLGRRVEQAALALLAEAAAPHGVERLVGVYKPTAKNGMVRELLPTLGFTPLESTEDESRYVLALQAFEPAEVLMQIIAPSHEPEPAHA; from the coding sequence ATGGAGATGACCTGGTTGCCGTCCGTGGACGGTTTTGATGCCCGTCTTCGTGCGCTCAAGACGCTTGATTCTTCTCCGGAAATTGTTGCGGAGTTGCGCTCGCTGGCTGCTGTACGGCTGGACTTCCTGCAAACCACGCAGCTTGATCGCGCGCTGCTGCGTGCGATCAAGGCTCATGGCACGCTGCCGGGGCTGGAGCCTGTGCGGCTGGCTGTGCTGGCGTCTTCCACCACCACGCACCTGCTGCCGGGCATCCGGGTCGCCGCGTTGCGCCGTGGTTTGCTGGCGGAGATCTTCGAAGCAGAGTACGGCCAGTATCAGCAGGAGCTTCTCGCCGGGGAGCGCCTCGCGGCGTTCCATCCCGATGCCGTGCTGCTGGCCTTCGATGCGCACCATGTCGCTGCGCTCGCCGTGGGCGACCCCGCTGTGGCACTGGCGACGATGGAGCGCTGCTGGCAGCAGGTCCGCGAGCGCTTCGGCGCTCAGGTGATCCAGCAGACGGTGCTTCCGGTGTTGCCAAAGCTGCTTGGAAACAACGAGTCCCGGCTGGCGTCCTCCTCCGCTGCGGTTGTGGCCCGGGTCAACGCCGAGCTACGCTCGCTGGCCTCTGCAGCAGGCGTAGACCTGCTGGCCGTGGATGAGTTTGCGGCGGAAGAGGGTCTGGCGGCGTGGCATGACCGCGCGCTGTGGCACAAGACCAAGCAGGAGATTCACCCCACGGCCGCGGCGATGTACGGCGAGCAGGTGGTGCGTGTGCTGGCCGCGTCGCGTGGCCGTTCGGCGAAGTGCCTGGTGCTGGACCTCGACAACACGTTGTGGGGCGGCGTGATCGGCGATGACGGGCTTGAGGGCATCGTGCTGGGACAGGGCTCCGCTGCGGGCGAAGCGTTTGTGGCGTTCCAGCGTTACGCGCTGGCGCTGAGCGAGCGCGGCGTGGTGCTCGCGGTGTGCTCGAAGAACGACGAGGCCAACGCGCTGCAGCCGTTTGCAGAGCATCCGGAGATGGTGCTGAAGCGCCAACATATCGCCTGCTTCGTCGCAAACTGGACAGACAAGGCGACGAATCTGCGCACCATTGCGAAGACGCTGAACCTGGGGCTCGACGCTCTGGTCTTCGCCGACGACAACCCGGTAGAACGCGCTCTGGTGCGTCGTGAACTGCCGATGGTCGCCGTGCCGGAGATGCCGGAAGACCCGGCCGAGTATCTTCACGTTCTCAGTGGGGCGGGCTACTTCGAAGCGACGGCGCTATCCGCCGAAGACGCGGCACGGACGGCGCAGTACCAGGCCAACGCCGAGCGCGCCCAGATGCTGGAGCAGTCGACCGACATCGAGTCCTACCTCGCGTCGCTGCAGATGGTGCTGACCGCTGGCCCGATCGATCCGATGAGCCTGACGCGGGCAACGCAACTGGTGAACAAAACCAACCAGTTCAACCTCGCAACCGAGCGGCTGACCGAAGAGGAAGTGGCCCGGCGCATGAACTCGCCGGAGTGGATCACGCTGCAGCTTCGACTCGCCGACCGCTTTGGCGACAACGGCCTGATCGGCGTGTTGATGGCGCAGGTGCGCGGCAAGGATGCGGTGATCGCAAGCTGGCTGATGAGCTGCCGCGTGCTGGGTCGGCGCGTGGAGCAGGCTGCGCTGGCGCTGCTGGCCGAAGCCGCTGCGCCGCATGGCGTCGAGCGTCTGGTGGGCGTCTACAAACCGACGGCGAAGAACGGCATGGTGCGCGAGTTGTTGCCCACCCTGGGCTTCACGCCGCTTGAGTCCACCGAGGATGAATCGCGCTATGTGTTGGCTTTGCAGGCGTTTGAGCCCGCAGAGGTACTGATGCAGATCATCGCGCCGAGCCATGAGCCGGAACCGGCACACGCCTGA
- a CDS encoding sigma-70 family RNA polymerase sigma factor: MNEGFSSLLARLAVEHAAFLYRVAYAVVRRAEDAEDAVQDVFLKLQRTGHLPEMVNERAFLAKAVWRIALDRKTARKPATEDGEAVLQRVADTRATPEHLAAQGDERALLAAWIEDLPPELRETLLLSAVEGMNSREAAEVLGVPEATVRTRLHRARGILRDRWQQMQTRRGRAEVAAAPEGRSLL, translated from the coding sequence ATGAACGAAGGATTTAGCTCTCTGCTGGCAAGGCTGGCGGTGGAGCACGCGGCTTTCCTCTACCGCGTGGCCTACGCCGTCGTGCGTCGTGCGGAAGACGCCGAGGACGCCGTGCAGGACGTCTTCCTGAAGCTGCAGCGCACCGGGCATCTGCCCGAGATGGTGAATGAGCGGGCGTTTCTTGCCAAAGCTGTCTGGCGGATAGCGCTCGATCGCAAGACAGCGCGAAAGCCTGCAACGGAGGACGGCGAGGCCGTGCTGCAGCGCGTTGCGGATACCCGCGCCACTCCCGAACACCTGGCGGCGCAGGGCGACGAGCGTGCCCTGCTGGCGGCTTGGATCGAGGATCTGCCGCCGGAGCTGCGCGAAACGCTGCTGCTTTCAGCGGTAGAGGGCATGAACAGTCGCGAGGCGGCTGAGGTTCTGGGCGTACCGGAGGCGACGGTGCGTACCCGGCTGCATCGGGCGCGAGGCATCCTGCGCGACCGCTGGCAGCAAATGCAAACCCGCCGTGGCCGCGCTGAGGTCGCGGCCGCACCCGAGGGAAGGAGTCTGCTATGA
- a CDS encoding transaldolase gives MANLLDQLKSFTTVVSDTGDINSIKKYKPTDATTNPSLIAAAAQMPEYQQIVDDTLNEAKKELGESADDKAIAAHAFKSLAVAFGKKILEIVPGRVSTEVDARLSFDGEKTKEQAHDIIAQYDKAGIGRDRVLIKIASTWEGIQAAGELEKEGIHCNLTLLFGLHQAVACAEAGVTLISPFVGRILDWYKKNEPGDYEGANDPGVKSVTEIFDYYKKFGYPVQIMGASFRNIGEITELAGSDLLTIAPKLLEELQTTEGTLEKKLDVEKAKASSIEKITMDKATFEKMHAENKMASDKLSEGIEGFSKALEELEQMLAKRVAELKSK, from the coding sequence ATGGCGAACCTTTTGGACCAGCTCAAGTCGTTCACGACCGTAGTTTCGGACACGGGCGACATCAACTCGATTAAGAAGTACAAGCCGACTGACGCGACGACCAACCCGTCGCTCATCGCAGCTGCGGCGCAGATGCCGGAGTATCAGCAGATCGTTGACGACACGCTGAACGAAGCGAAGAAGGAACTCGGCGAGTCCGCCGATGACAAGGCGATCGCAGCACACGCCTTCAAGTCGCTGGCTGTCGCGTTCGGCAAGAAGATCCTCGAGATCGTTCCGGGCCGCGTGTCGACCGAAGTGGACGCCCGCCTGAGCTTCGATGGCGAGAAGACCAAGGAACAGGCGCACGACATCATCGCGCAGTACGACAAGGCTGGCATCGGCCGCGACCGCGTTCTGATCAAGATCGCTTCGACCTGGGAAGGTATTCAGGCTGCTGGCGAGCTCGAGAAGGAAGGCATCCACTGCAACCTGACGCTGCTCTTCGGCCTGCACCAGGCTGTGGCCTGCGCTGAAGCCGGTGTGACGCTGATCTCGCCGTTCGTCGGCCGCATCCTCGACTGGTACAAGAAGAACGAGCCGGGCGACTACGAAGGCGCGAACGACCCCGGTGTAAAGTCGGTCACCGAGATTTTCGATTACTACAAGAAGTTCGGCTACCCGGTGCAGATCATGGGTGCAAGCTTCCGTAACATCGGCGAAATCACCGAACTGGCTGGCTCCGACCTGCTGACCATCGCCCCGAAGCTGCTCGAAGAGCTGCAGACGACCGAAGGCACGCTTGAGAAGAAGCTCGACGTGGAGAAGGCCAAGGCTTCGTCGATCGAGAAGATCACGATGGACAAGGCAACCTTCGAGAAGATGCACGCCGAGAACAAGATGGCTTCCGACAAGCTTTCGGAAGGCATCGAAGGCTTCTCGAAGGCCCTCGAAGAGCTCGAGCAGATGCTCGCCAAGCGCGTAGCCGAGCTCAAGAGCAAGTAA
- a CDS encoding TonB family protein: protein MSFELDEMLDDVVRNEANPTLPAGLEQRLLARLAQAADLRPLAAPQFATAARLAPQRSTLSTWFAMGVHVVAILLIAMLVARHVQLAAPRPKEFATLLAPPPPPIELPKRTEAMGGGGGQHGPTPVTQGHPPKFAAEQLMPPKAPPTVAPKLALEPTVVVQPDLKLADNRLPDLGVPNSTLKGFSLGRGRGTGIGSGNGAGIGPGSGGNLGGGVYRVGGAVHAPVLTYSIEPEFSEEARKAKFSGDVIVGLIVDEQGHSQNVHVLRDVGLGLGAKAVEAVRQYRFRPAIKDGKPVKVEMSIDVIFQIF from the coding sequence ATGAGCTTCGAATTAGACGAGATGCTGGACGATGTTGTGCGCAACGAGGCAAACCCCACGCTGCCCGCCGGGCTGGAGCAGCGGTTGCTCGCCCGGTTGGCTCAGGCGGCGGATCTTCGACCACTGGCTGCACCGCAGTTTGCGACAGCGGCGCGGTTGGCTCCGCAGCGCAGCACGCTTTCGACGTGGTTCGCGATGGGTGTGCATGTGGTGGCAATTCTGCTGATTGCGATGCTGGTGGCGCGGCACGTTCAGCTCGCGGCGCCGCGTCCGAAGGAATTTGCGACATTACTGGCACCGCCCCCTCCGCCGATAGAGCTGCCGAAGCGAACAGAAGCGATGGGTGGCGGTGGTGGGCAGCATGGGCCAACGCCGGTGACGCAGGGCCATCCGCCAAAGTTTGCCGCGGAGCAGCTCATGCCTCCGAAAGCTCCGCCAACCGTTGCGCCGAAGCTGGCTTTGGAGCCCACGGTGGTTGTGCAGCCCGATTTGAAGCTTGCCGACAACAGGCTGCCGGACCTTGGCGTGCCAAACTCTACGCTCAAGGGCTTCTCGCTGGGCCGTGGCCGTGGAACCGGGATTGGCTCCGGCAACGGCGCTGGAATCGGCCCGGGAAGTGGGGGAAACCTCGGTGGCGGTGTCTATCGCGTTGGCGGTGCGGTGCACGCTCCTGTGCTGACGTACTCGATCGAGCCAGAGTTCAGCGAAGAGGCTCGCAAAGCGAAGTTCTCCGGAGATGTGATCGTGGGGCTGATCGTGGACGAACAGGGACATTCACAGAACGTGCATGTGCTTCGTGATGTGGGGCTTGGGTTGGGGGCGAAAGCCGTCGAGGCTGTCCGGCAGTATCGTTTTCGCCCTGCTATCAAAGACGGCAAGCCCGTGAAGGTCGAAATGTCGATCGACGTAATTTTTCAGATTTTTTAG
- a CDS encoding aldo/keto reductase yields the protein MSETNSAQTTMPYRRLGTTGVNVSALCLGMMTYGSKQWREWVLEEEESRPFVQRALEAGINFFDTADMYSLGESERVTGKLLRDAGARREDLVIASKVFNPMSDTPNDRGLSRKHIMASIDASLKRLGLEYLDLYQIHRFDSETPIEETCEALNDVVRAGKALYIGASSMYAWQFQKMLHFQRTNHLAQFVTMQNHYNLAYREEEREMIPLCQDSGVGCLPWSPLARGFLTGTRKRGDGKSETTRARTDDFAHNLYYRDSDFTVVDRVVEIATARGVKPAQVALAWVMAKPGVSAPIIGASKMYQLEDALGAVNLKLTEDERKRLEEPYEPHPILGHSY from the coding sequence ATGAGTGAAACGAACTCCGCGCAAACCACCATGCCCTATCGCCGCCTCGGCACCACCGGTGTCAACGTCTCGGCGCTATGCCTGGGGATGATGACCTACGGCTCCAAACAGTGGCGCGAGTGGGTGCTGGAAGAAGAGGAGTCGCGGCCCTTTGTGCAACGTGCGCTGGAAGCAGGCATCAACTTCTTCGACACCGCGGATATGTACTCGCTGGGCGAAAGTGAACGCGTCACCGGCAAGCTGTTGCGCGACGCCGGCGCGCGCCGCGAAGACCTCGTCATCGCCTCCAAAGTCTTCAACCCGATGAGCGATACGCCGAACGACCGCGGGCTTTCACGCAAGCACATTATGGCTTCCATCGACGCCAGTCTCAAGCGTCTCGGCCTTGAGTACCTCGACCTCTACCAGATCCACCGCTTCGACAGCGAGACGCCCATCGAAGAGACCTGCGAAGCGCTGAACGATGTCGTGCGTGCAGGCAAGGCCCTGTATATCGGTGCGTCCAGCATGTACGCGTGGCAGTTCCAGAAGATGCTGCACTTCCAGCGCACAAACCACCTCGCGCAGTTCGTCACCATGCAGAACCACTACAACCTCGCCTACCGCGAGGAAGAGCGCGAGATGATTCCGCTCTGTCAGGACTCGGGCGTCGGCTGCCTTCCCTGGAGCCCGCTCGCTCGCGGCTTCCTCACCGGCACGCGCAAACGCGGTGACGGTAAGAGCGAAACCACGCGAGCCCGCACCGATGATTTTGCGCACAACCTGTACTACCGCGACTCCGACTTCACTGTCGTCGATCGCGTCGTAGAAATCGCCACCGCCCGCGGCGTAAAGCCCGCACAGGTCGCACTGGCATGGGTGATGGCAAAGCCGGGCGTGAGCGCACCGATCATCGGAGCCAGCAAGATGTATCAACTTGAAGACGCACTCGGTGCCGTGAACCTGAAGCTGACCGAAGACGAGAGGAAGCGCCTCGAAGAGCCGTACGAGCCGCATCCGATTCTCGGACACTCTTACTAA
- the glgA gene encoding glycogen synthase: MRVGLMTREYPPYVYGGAGVHVEYLSRELAKLIEVEVHAWGTPPAETEERANLDVHFEQPWDAISNGTDAKFKGALEALSLNLLQQLQLDKLDVVHTHTWYVSMAGFLAKKLYGIPFVLTTHSLEPLRAWKAEQLGSGYQLSSWMERTAVLDADAIIAVSNGTKADILRAYPDVDASKIHVIYNGIDLQQYQFDPATDALTKYGVDTTKPYVLFVGRITRQKGVTHLVDAVQYLPADTQVVLCAGAPDTPEIAAEMREKVEAARAKGANIVWIEKMVTKPEAIQLYSHCQLFCCPSVYEPFGIINLEAMACGAPVVASATGGILEVVVDGTGSNPHEATGYLVPFVQDPATSFPTEPEQFARDLATRITALLDDTALAKRMGRAGRKRVEDLFSWTAIAEQTVELYQELVEKHKKQS; the protein is encoded by the coding sequence ATGCGAGTTGGCCTAATGACCCGGGAGTATCCGCCGTACGTTTACGGCGGCGCAGGCGTACACGTGGAGTACCTTTCGCGCGAGCTCGCGAAGCTGATCGAGGTGGAAGTGCATGCCTGGGGCACTCCCCCGGCAGAAACCGAGGAGCGAGCCAATCTCGACGTCCACTTCGAGCAACCGTGGGACGCGATCTCGAACGGCACGGACGCCAAGTTCAAAGGCGCGCTCGAGGCGCTGTCTCTGAACCTGCTGCAACAGCTCCAGCTCGACAAGCTCGACGTCGTCCACACGCACACCTGGTACGTCTCGATGGCGGGCTTTCTTGCGAAAAAGCTCTACGGCATCCCCTTCGTTCTGACGACGCATTCGCTGGAGCCGCTGCGCGCGTGGAAGGCCGAGCAACTCGGCTCGGGCTACCAGCTCAGTTCGTGGATGGAGCGCACCGCCGTGCTCGACGCGGATGCGATCATCGCCGTCTCCAACGGCACCAAGGCTGACATCCTGCGCGCTTACCCGGACGTCGATGCGTCCAAGATCCACGTCATCTACAACGGCATTGACCTGCAGCAGTACCAGTTCGACCCGGCCACGGACGCGCTTACGAAGTATGGCGTCGACACCACGAAGCCCTACGTGCTCTTCGTTGGCCGCATCACGCGGCAGAAGGGTGTGACGCACCTCGTCGACGCGGTCCAGTACCTGCCCGCCGACACGCAGGTCGTGCTCTGCGCCGGAGCTCCCGACACGCCAGAGATCGCTGCCGAGATGCGCGAGAAGGTGGAAGCCGCGCGTGCCAAGGGCGCGAATATCGTCTGGATCGAAAAAATGGTCACCAAGCCGGAGGCGATCCAGCTTTACTCGCACTGCCAGCTCTTCTGCTGCCCGTCGGTGTATGAGCCGTTCGGCATCATCAACCTGGAGGCGATGGCCTGCGGCGCGCCGGTGGTGGCGTCGGCTACCGGCGGCATCCTTGAAGTCGTCGTCGACGGCACGGGCAGTAACCCACACGAGGCTACCGGCTATCTTGTGCCGTTTGTGCAGGACCCCGCCACCAGCTTTCCGACCGAGCCGGAGCAGTTCGCCCGTGACCTCGCCACACGCATCACCGCGCTGCTGGACGACACGGCCCTGGCCAAACGCATGGGGAGGGCAGGACGGAAGCGCGTCGAAGACCTCTTCTCCTGGACCGCGATCGCCGAACAGACCGTGGAACTCTACCAGGAGCTTGTAGAGAAGCACAAAAAGCAGTCGTAG
- a CDS encoding glycosyltransferase family 2 protein, translating into MDTLVNSPVELTIVMPCLNEAETLAVCVDKAVAALRDNGIAGEVIVADNGSTDGSQQIARDHGARVVDVPIRGYGAALNAGIVAARGQYVLMGDADDSYEFAHAPRFLAELRNGADLVMGNRFRGGIGPKAMPPLHKYLGNPVLSFLGRVLFQAPIGDFHCGMRAFSKASYQRLDIRTTGMEFASEMVVKSSLLGQRMVEVPTTLKKDGRSRPPHLKTWRDGWRHLRFLLMYSPRWLFLFPGLLLMIAGLVLAVWPLLVSKPLGHVNLGVDTQAYAVAMVLLGFQMIFFGVAAKVFATTEGLLPEDPKFTRWFRFVTLETGLIVGALLLLAGLSIAVSSVVAWAHTGYGTMPPDLMLHRTVPAILCLMLGAEICLGSFFLSILGLRRSVTTVA; encoded by the coding sequence ATGGATACCCTTGTAAATAGCCCAGTCGAACTGACCATAGTTATGCCTTGCCTCAATGAGGCGGAAACACTGGCTGTTTGCGTAGACAAAGCCGTCGCGGCTCTGCGTGACAACGGTATCGCCGGCGAAGTGATTGTGGCTGACAACGGCTCGACGGATGGCTCACAGCAGATTGCGCGCGACCACGGCGCGCGCGTGGTGGATGTGCCGATCCGCGGCTATGGCGCTGCGCTGAACGCCGGCATCGTCGCTGCCCGCGGCCAGTACGTGCTGATGGGCGACGCGGATGACAGCTATGAGTTCGCTCACGCCCCGCGCTTCCTCGCCGAGCTCCGCAACGGTGCTGACCTGGTGATGGGAAACCGTTTCCGCGGCGGCATTGGGCCCAAGGCCATGCCGCCGCTGCATAAATATCTGGGGAATCCTGTACTCAGCTTCCTGGGCCGCGTACTTTTCCAGGCGCCCATCGGGGACTTCCACTGCGGCATGCGTGCTTTCTCCAAGGCGTCGTACCAGCGGCTGGATATTCGCACCACGGGCATGGAGTTCGCCAGCGAAATGGTGGTGAAGTCGTCCCTGCTGGGGCAGCGTATGGTCGAGGTTCCGACGACGCTGAAGAAGGACGGCCGCAGCCGCCCACCGCATCTCAAGACCTGGCGCGATGGCTGGCGTCATCTGCGTTTTTTGCTGATGTATTCGCCGCGCTGGCTCTTCCTCTTCCCGGGACTTTTGTTGATGATCGCCGGTCTCGTGCTGGCGGTCTGGCCGCTGCTGGTCTCCAAGCCTCTTGGCCATGTCAATCTTGGTGTCGACACGCAGGCTTACGCTGTGGCGATGGTGCTTCTCGGCTTCCAGATGATCTTCTTCGGCGTGGCAGCCAAGGTATTTGCCACGACGGAAGGCCTGCTGCCGGAAGACCCGAAGTTTACCCGCTGGTTCCGTTTCGTCACCTTGGAAACCGGGTTGATTGTGGGGGCTCTGCTGCTACTGGCGGGGTTGTCGATTGCGGTATCGTCGGTGGTTGCGTGGGCGCATACGGGGTACGGCACCATGCCGCCTGATTTGATGCTGCACCGCACCGTTCCTGCGATCCTCTGCCTAATGCTCGGTGCTGAAATCTGCCTCGGAAGCTTCTTCCTCAGCATCCTGGGACTGCGCCGTAGTGTGACCACCGTGGCGTAG
- a CDS encoding DUF3592 domain-containing protein: MKHSLHSLAPLLQQHDTRLIGGVSAGAIVLLAGGVWLFRRLRRVPPEEMERRRREQLATAGRITDGVIVDARTLSGEESVSSTPEVLVYSYQLAGVTYNCAQDVSLLPESVRGYQLDQPVQVRYEPRNPGNSILVSESWSGLWNNRYSRAS, translated from the coding sequence ATGAAGCATTCGCTCCACAGCCTCGCTCCGCTCCTGCAGCAACACGATACGCGCCTGATCGGCGGCGTAAGCGCCGGAGCCATTGTGCTGCTTGCCGGAGGCGTCTGGCTCTTTCGCCGTCTGCGACGGGTGCCTCCTGAAGAGATGGAGCGACGCCGACGAGAGCAACTCGCCACGGCTGGCCGAATCACCGATGGCGTGATCGTCGATGCACGCACGTTAAGCGGCGAAGAGAGCGTCTCCAGCACGCCCGAAGTTCTGGTCTACAGCTATCAACTCGCAGGCGTCACCTACAACTGCGCGCAGGATGTATCGCTGCTGCCAGAGAGCGTTCGTGGCTACCAGCTCGATCAGCCCGTGCAGGTGCGCTATGAGCCGCGCAACCCGGGCAACAGTATTCTCGTCAGCGAAAGCTGGAGCGGCCTGTGGAACAACCGCTACAGCCGCGCTTCCTAG
- the hslU gene encoding ATP-dependent protease ATPase subunit HslU, with protein sequence MAIYLPGTAEDQPVPLDQMTPREIVVELDKYVVGQAAAKRAVAIALRNRQRRQKLAPEMADEVMPKNILMIGSTGVGKTEIARRLAKLTGSPFLKVEASKFTEVGYVGRDVESMVRDLVENAIDMVREERLDEVEDRAELAAEDRILDLLIEQKQRVAAAPEPEALTDVVEELVAEEKAAAPSLFEARKDRDMLRQQLREGKLDDRPVELETRERQAPQVEVFSNQQAEESDANSLKDMLQQVLSNRTRRRSMKVAEAFEYLQGEEEQRLLDMDQVVRFALERVEDSGIIFLDEIDKIAGREGGNGPDISREGVQRDILPIVEGTTVTTKYGPVTTDHILFIAAGAFHVSKPSDLIPELQGRFPIRVELQSLAVEDFLRILTEPRASLVRQSIALLETEGLVLEFEPESLQEMARFAFSVNETTENIGARRLHTIMERVLDEISFEAPDMIKAATPEAPSTNEALPLTLRSVDARQLYVFTVTKAYVEQRVAGIVKNQDLSRYIL encoded by the coding sequence ATGGCCATCTACCTTCCCGGCACAGCCGAAGACCAACCCGTTCCGCTTGACCAGATGACTCCGCGCGAGATTGTGGTGGAGCTTGATAAGTACGTTGTGGGGCAAGCCGCAGCGAAGCGCGCTGTGGCAATTGCGTTGCGCAACCGCCAGCGCAGGCAGAAGCTCGCACCGGAGATGGCCGACGAGGTCATGCCGAAGAACATCCTGATGATCGGCTCGACCGGCGTGGGCAAGACGGAGATTGCGCGGCGTCTGGCGAAGCTGACGGGCTCACCGTTTCTCAAGGTGGAAGCCTCGAAGTTTACCGAGGTTGGCTATGTGGGCCGCGACGTGGAGTCGATGGTTCGCGATCTGGTGGAGAACGCCATCGACATGGTGCGCGAAGAGCGACTGGACGAGGTAGAGGACCGCGCCGAACTCGCCGCCGAAGACCGCATCCTCGATCTGCTCATCGAGCAGAAGCAGCGTGTAGCGGCTGCGCCGGAACCCGAAGCTCTGACCGATGTCGTGGAAGAGTTGGTCGCAGAGGAGAAGGCTGCGGCTCCCAGCTTGTTTGAGGCACGCAAGGACCGCGACATGCTGCGCCAGCAACTGCGCGAAGGCAAGCTGGACGATCGTCCCGTGGAGTTGGAGACGCGCGAGCGTCAGGCGCCGCAGGTCGAGGTTTTTTCGAACCAGCAGGCCGAAGAGTCCGACGCAAACAGCTTGAAGGACATGCTGCAGCAGGTGCTTTCCAACCGCACGCGGCGACGTTCGATGAAGGTGGCCGAGGCGTTCGAGTATCTGCAGGGTGAAGAAGAGCAGCGATTGCTGGACATGGATCAGGTCGTTCGCTTCGCGCTGGAGCGCGTGGAGGACTCGGGCATCATCTTCCTCGACGAGATCGACAAGATCGCCGGCCGCGAAGGCGGGAACGGCCCGGACATCTCGCGCGAAGGTGTGCAGCGGGACATTCTGCCCATCGTGGAAGGCACGACGGTCACGACGAAGTACGGTCCTGTGACGACCGACCACATTCTGTTCATCGCGGCGGGCGCGTTCCATGTATCCAAGCCGAGCGATCTGATCCCTGAGCTTCAGGGCCGCTTCCCTATCCGCGTGGAGTTGCAGTCGCTGGCGGTGGAAGACTTCCTGCGCATCCTTACCGAGCCGCGCGCGTCGCTGGTGCGGCAGTCGATCGCGTTGCTGGAGACCGAAGGTCTGGTGCTGGAGTTCGAGCCGGAATCTCTGCAGGAGATGGCCCGCTTTGCGTTCTCGGTGAACGAGACGACGGAAAACATCGGCGCGCGCCGTTTGCACACCATCATGGAGCGCGTTCTGGACGAGATCAGCTTCGAGGCCCCGGACATGATCAAAGCCGCGACCCCGGAAGCACCATCGACGAACGAGGCCTTGCCGCTTACGCTGCGCAGCGTGGACGCCCGCCAGTTGTACGTCTTCACGGTGACGAAGGCATACGTGGAGCAGCGGGTTGCAGGCATCGTAAAGAACCAGGACCTGAGCCGCTACATCCTGTAA
- the hslV gene encoding ATP-dependent protease subunit HslV, giving the protein MKKNATTPPQLHPLDLGPDEHGKRRRVRSTTVLCVRRGGSVVMAADGQVTLGSTVMKSNARKLRRLYNDKILAGFAGSTADAFSLFTRFEGKLEQFNGQLDRAAVELAKDWRTDKMLRQLQALLVVADGTRMFVLSGDGDVIEPDPVADGAIATIGSGGNYALAAATALLENTQFTAREVVERSMKIAAEICIYSNSNVVIEELQG; this is encoded by the coding sequence ATGAAAAAGAACGCCACCACGCCGCCGCAACTGCACCCTCTTGACCTTGGCCCAGATGAACACGGCAAGCGCCGTCGCGTGCGCTCCACCACGGTGCTGTGCGTGCGCCGGGGCGGCTCCGTGGTGATGGCTGCCGACGGCCAGGTGACGCTGGGTTCGACGGTGATGAAGAGCAACGCGCGCAAGCTGCGCCGGCTCTACAACGACAAGATCCTGGCGGGCTTTGCCGGTTCGACGGCAGATGCGTTCTCGCTGTTTACGCGTTTTGAGGGCAAGCTGGAGCAGTTCAACGGCCAGCTCGACCGCGCCGCCGTGGAGTTGGCCAAGGATTGGCGTACGGACAAAATGCTGCGCCAGTTGCAGGCGTTGCTGGTGGTTGCGGACGGCACGCGCATGTTCGTGCTCTCCGGCGATGGCGATGTGATCGAGCCGGACCCTGTGGCGGATGGAGCGATTGCGACGATCGGCTCAGGCGGAAACTACGCGCTGGCGGCAGCGACGGCGCTGCTGGAAAACACGCAATTTACGGCGCGCGAGGTGGTGGAGCGGAGCATGAAGATTGCCGCAGAGATCTGTATCTACTCGAATTCAAACGTCGTGATCGAAGAGTTGCAGGGATAG